In the Daphnia pulicaria isolate SC F1-1A chromosome 2, SC_F0-13Bv2, whole genome shotgun sequence genome, one interval contains:
- the LOC124326234 gene encoding uncharacterized protein LOC124326234, which yields MQSDLDIMTENVAKLIVALAVTKSDLAMKANQADLDQTNADVSNLNTALDDTNAILDSKANLEDLASTNNDVSTLSAKLDETNALLETKATQVELANTNSDVSNLRDKLSEISGELGTKASQAELDKTNTAVSTLSGTLEETNLVLESKATQADLDSTKGDVLTLSETLTASNENLAATQLDLEAAKNDISDLKELAKTNSIDRVPESCGDLQGIGHVKSGIYSVMADKQIKNVYCDFTKASDGADFQKLIGTVDMKSTPAYFYAQKTSSYSVANTVVPFESTKTNVGGAFDTATGEFTAPAAGKYFFVFSCLSSDIPTRVNLEVNSAAVAQTYGEIFPQTLTVHATLQLSKDDKVRMFLVEGSMKEDGVKFTNFAGWLIEEDELTRLIRAYSRNISLSPSKNLPIFSGHLFFFRR from the exons AGatgtttcaaatttgaatACAGCGTTAGACG ACACAAATGCCATTTTGGACTCGAAAGCCAATCTAGAAGACCTAGCCTCAACGAACAATGATGTTTCAACATTGAGTGCCAAATTGGACG AAACAAATGCTCTTTTGGAAACGAAAGCCACTCAAGTAGAACTAGCCAATACCAACAGCGATGTTTCAAACTTGAGGGATAAATTGAGCG AAATAAGTGGCGAGTTGGGGACGAAAGCCAGTCAAGCAGAGCTAGATAAAACGAACACCGCTGTTTCGACATTGAGTGGTACATTGGAAG aaACCAATCTCGTTTTGGAGTCGAAAGCCACCCAAGCAGATCTAGACAGCACCAAGGGAGACGTTTTAACACTGAGTGAAACATTGACTG catcaaatgaaaatttggcgGCCACGCAATTAGATCTGGAAGCAGCGAAGAATGATATTTCAGATTTGAAAg AACTTGCGAAAACCAATTCTATTGATAGAGTCCCCGAATCTTGCGGAGACCTCCAGGGTATCGGCCATGTCAAAAGCGGAATCTACTCCGTCATGGCcgacaaacaaatcaaaaacgtCTATTGCGATTTCACCAAAGCAAGCGATGGAGCAG ATTTCCAAAAATTGATTGGCACCGTCGACATGAAATCGACACCTGCCTATTTCTACGCTCAAAAAACGTCCAGCTATTCGGTAGCTAACACAGTGGTTCCATTCGAGTCGACGAAAACCAATGTGGGAGGTGCCTTTGATACGGCTACTGGAGAATTCACCGCCCCGGCAGcggggaaatattttttcgttttttcgtgTTTGAGTTCGGATATTCCCACGCGAGTTAATTTGGAGGTCAACTCTGCCGCTGTCGCCCAAACGTACGGCGAAATCTTTCCTCAGACTTTGACCGTCCACGCTACACTGCAACTATCCAAAGACGACAAAGTGAGGATGTTTTTAGTCGAAGGGTCAATGAAAGAAGATGGAGTTAAATTTACTAATTTTGCCGGTTGGCTTATCGAGGAAGACGAATTGACACGTTTGATTCGTGCCTATTCTCGTAACATTTCCCTATCCCCCAGTAAAAATTTGCCTATCTTTAGTggacatttgtttttcttccggcGCTAA
- the LOC124326648 gene encoding uncharacterized protein LOC124326648: MEHSIIVVFVPLMAYVLLTSAQLPTGLNKGNPSSVEEEAQPQTISEIIQIMSNQRQFSVQDVQTALNTLGSLWKTFVGAMLDAKVDLARAHTEIGIIKKQLANVTTTVQNLKKQINGTTNNSP, from the exons ATGGAGCACTCG ATTATTGTAGTCTTTGTGCCTTTGATGGCCTACGTTTTGTTGACCTCTGCTCAGCTACCGACCGGCTTGAACAAAGGTAATCCTTCCTCAGTAGAGGAGGAGGCCCAACCCCAGACGATCTCGGAAATCATTCAAATCATGAGCAATCAGAGGCAGTTTTCTGTCCAAGACGTTCAGACAGCATTAAACACGTTAGGATCTCTCTGGAAAACATTCGTGGGGGCGATGTTGG ACGCGAAAGTTGATTTGGCTCGGGCGCACACCGAGATTGGAATCATCAAAAAGCAGTTGGCCAATGTTACAACTACagttcaaaatttgaaaaaacagaTCAATGGCACGACAAACAATTCTCCATAA
- the LOC124326572 gene encoding uncharacterized protein LOC124326572 isoform X1: MVRVTGYRAEPSENGPGLLNYLWDQQCELLVNDLIPTFQRNKVVDFTLPWAYDHIKFLIPVTDESANINAVVKPFQWPVCNPEIDDILFRVQQRPFFNQQIWLGVGISIVCVIAVLDLIQRYLESASGTGFEPNNKPQTGGLTNDGQLRGTKTKTEKPYLYVVGNLVSQGFSILQVLLSE, translated from the exons ATGGTTAGAGTGACGGGATACAGAGCGGAGCCATCAGAAAATGGACCAGGACTGCTTAACTATTTATGGGATCAA CAATGCGAATTGCTGGTCAACGATCTGATTCCGACATTCCAGCGCAATAAAGTGGTCGATTTCACACTACCTTGGGCTTACGATCACATCAAATTCCTCATTCCCGTCACTGATGAATCGGCCAACATCAACGCCGTCGTCAAACCTTTCCAATGGCCGGTTTGTAATCCCGAGATAGATGACATTCTTTTTCGTGTTCAACAGCGTCCATTCTTCAATCAACAGATTTGGCTGGGAGTAGGAATATCAATCGTTTGCGTCATCGCAGTTTTAGATTTAATCCAGCGCTACTTGGAATCTGCATCCGGGACAGGATTTGAACCTAACAATAAACCACAGACTGGAGGGTTGACGAACGATGGGCAACTTCGtggaacgaaaacaaaaaccgaaaaaccATATCTCTACGTTGTTGGCAATTTAGTATCACAAGGTTTTTCGATCTTACAAGTTTTGTTGAGTGAATAA
- the LOC124326572 gene encoding uncharacterized protein LOC124326572 isoform X2: MVRVTGYRAEPSENGPGLLNYLWDQQCELLVNDLIPTFQRNKVVDFTLPWAYDHIKFLIPVTDESANINAVVKPFQWPIWLGVGISIVCVIAVLDLIQRYLESASGTGFEPNNKPQTGGLTNDGQLRGTKTKTEKPYLYVVGNLVSQGFSILQVLLSE; encoded by the exons ATGGTTAGAGTGACGGGATACAGAGCGGAGCCATCAGAAAATGGACCAGGACTGCTTAACTATTTATGGGATCAA CAATGCGAATTGCTGGTCAACGATCTGATTCCGACATTCCAGCGCAATAAAGTGGTCGATTTCACACTACCTTGGGCTTACGATCACATCAAATTCCTCATTCCCGTCACTGATGAATCGGCCAACATCAACGCCGTCGTCAAACCTTTCCAATGGCCG ATTTGGCTGGGAGTAGGAATATCAATCGTTTGCGTCATCGCAGTTTTAGATTTAATCCAGCGCTACTTGGAATCTGCATCCGGGACAGGATTTGAACCTAACAATAAACCACAGACTGGAGGGTTGACGAACGATGGGCAACTTCGtggaacgaaaacaaaaaccgaaaaaccATATCTCTACGTTGTTGGCAATTTAGTATCACAAGGTTTTTCGATCTTACAAGTTTTGTTGAGTGAATAA
- the LOC124326636 gene encoding uncharacterized protein LOC124326636, with the protein MTPKSRNVYVDAIIYLKDAIRSDYRKTGKCNFELAKEEFIGIMTSFTLPKNSPYTQTISRGILDLHQIGLVDYWDTWFRPMPPQCDGKPKNSEKGNKLTPLSLNNLTGAFIVLLVGLSLSLLTFLCEKIHFRK; encoded by the exons ATGACACCGAAATCAAGAAATGTTTATGTCGAT GCAATTATTTACCTAAAGGATGCAATCAGAAGTGATTATCGAAAAACTGGAAAATGCAACTTTGAATTAGCAAAAGAAGAATTCATCGGAATCATGACATCCTTTACTCTCCCGAAAAACAGTCCCTACACTCAAACTATAAGCCGAGG aatatTGGATCTGCACCAGATTGGATTGGTCGACTATTGGGACACATGGTTCCGCCCAATGCCTCCGCAATGTGACGGAAAACCCAAAAATagtgaaaaaggaaataaacttACGCCGCTTTCCCTGAACAATTTGACCGGCGCATTTATAGTTTTATTGGTTGGATTGAGCCTTTCCCTTCTAACCTTTCTCTgcgaaaaaattcatttccgtAAATGA
- the LOC124327754 gene encoding ionotropic receptor 21a-like yields MNRLVVPLFVWSTILASRVLSLTPNTLNGQHLRVIWSIFDKESVLLELADLLIPDIYPTYQRNMVIDMTVVWIFDNLACLIPITDETANINAVGKPFQWPVWLGLGISMICVIAILNLMQRYLEYRSTFEKSSNLMTNSGRQVKKTITGKQYLYVFANLLSQGGPCTSKRLPYRVVAGVWTLAAFVFVQAYTSTLFTYVVMPINHPLVNTINDIAEHPDINLMVKTAGTMDRLILIISLNRTCTGMYKKLGERLNSNPNSRCTLVSDCIKLITPGSRNVFVDAKVYLMDAIRAEFKKTGKCNLQIAKEGILTTYATLVLSKHSPFTKSINQGLLDLIQTGIINYWDLWFRPMPGKCMRNFNSGFNMPDEKHKPLSLKNLSGAFVVIAVGLSLSLLAFLGEMIVSMKPARLR; encoded by the exons ATGAATCGTCTGGTTGTACCTCTTTTCGTTTGGTCCACCATTTTGGCAAGTAGAGTCCTGTCGTTGACGCCGAATACCCTCAATGGCCAACACCTCCGCGTCATCTGg AGCATATTTGATAAAGAGTCTGTTCTATTAGAGCTAGCAGATTTGTTGATCCCGGACATTTACCCAACATATCAGCGCAATATGGTAATCGACATGACGGTGGTTTGGATATTCGACAACTTGGCTTGCCTCATTCCCATCACAGATGAAACGGCCAACATCAACGCAGTCGGTAAACCTTTCCAATGGCCC GTCTGGTTAGGACTAGGCATATCAATGATTTGCGTCATCGCCATCTTGAATTTAATGCAACGCTATTTGGAATATCGATCGACATTTGAAAAGAGCTCAAACTTGATGACCAATAGTGGTCGACAAGTCAAGAAAACCATTACCGGAAAACAATATCTTTATGTTTTTGCCAATTTGCTGTCTCAAG GAGGGCCTTGCACATCGAAACGGTTACCTTACAGAGTAGTCGCTGGCGTTTGGACCCTGGCCGCTTTCGTCTTCGTCCAGGCCTACACTTCAACTCTCTTCACTTACGTCGTGATGCCAATCAATCACCCGCTAGTCAACACCATCAACGACATTGCTGAACATCCTGACATTAATTTGATGGTTAAAACAGCGGGAACTATGGATAGG TTAATTCTTATCATTTCATTGAACAGAACGTGCACGGGCATGTACAAGAAACTAGGAGAAAGGCTCAATTCTAATCCTAATTCCAGGTGCACTCTAGTGTCCGACTGTATCAAATTAATTACACCAGGATCGCGAAATGTTTTTGTGGAT GCGAAAGTTTATCTCATGGACGCCATCAGGGCCGAATTCAAAAAGACTGGGAAATGCAACTTGCAGATAGCCAAAGAAGGAATCTTGACAACGTATGCAACATTAGTCCTATCAAAACACAGTCCATTCACCAAAAGCATCAATCAAGG GTTATTGGATCTGATCCAAACTGGAATAATCAACTACTGGGACTTGTGGTTCCGCCCGATGCCCGGCAAATGTATGAGAAATTTTAATAGTGGATTCAACATGCCGGACGAGAAACACAAGCCGCTTTCCCTTAAAAATTTGTCCGGAgcatttgttgttattgcggTTGGACTGAGCCTTTCCCTATTGGCTTTTCTTGGTGAAATGATCGTTTCAATGAAACCAGCCCGCCTCCGCTGA
- the LOC124326660 gene encoding transcription factor MafAa-like — MSRSVSMVSLCLLLGVLVVMMASVEAAPHEKRQILGAILDGLLDNDRYHHRRHHHDEHQHHHDEYYDDGDGYGGHGRNYGGRHNQHHHHSHEVY, encoded by the exons ATGAGCCGTTCTGTTAGTATG GTGAGTTTGTGTCTCCTGTTGGGCGTTTTGGTCGTCATGATGGCCAGCGTTGAGGCAGCACCCCATGAAAAACGACAAATTCTCGGCGCTATCCTGGATGGCCTTTTGG ATAACGATCGGTACCATCACCGCAGGCACCATCACGACGAGCACCAGCATCATCACGACGAGTACTATGACGATGGGGATGGCTACGGAGGACACGGAAGGAATTACGGCGGCCGACACAaccaacatcatcatcactctCATGAAGTGTATTAG
- the LOC124326424 gene encoding uncharacterized protein LOC124326424, producing MQKKCCCSSVARLFTVMAVISICIDAKPDPRADHQVGSVWPPNVMIMTSDVKQREDAPAPKVFEPAGEVSVSTPDVIFTPTSDDDAVTESIQTDAVDAQLASPEDAIKADDVITESVPTTDEPILPLIADVKSTATLDEIIITPSVIQSDDGVSVNSTAEIRADQIGNCVFNLAVPNRNIPSVTYSTNCDFCNHDMYTLTCIPNAFACASLCAGDRHCSHFTYVTNLLGGTCRLKSAPGAGGSWASRIQAPSPYVCGYIGKRAFQNVLLGLCLALEINVNIE from the exons ATGCAAAag AAGTGCTGTTGCTCTTCCGTCGCGAGGCTTTTCACAGTGATGGCCGTTATCTCAATTTGCATCGACGCCAAACCGGATCCCCGGGCCGACCACCAAGTTGGGAGCGTCTGGCCACCTAAC GTGATGATTATGACGTCAGACGTCAAGCAGAGAGAAGACGCCCCAGCACCAAAGGTTTTTGAACCCGCAGGCGAAGTAAGCGTCTCAACACCTGACGTCATTTTCACACCGACGTCAGACGACGACGCCGTAACGGAGAGCATCCAAACGGACGCTGTTGACGCCCAATTGGCCTCACCAGAGGACGCCATCAAAGCCGATGACGTCATCACCGAAAGCGTCCCGACGACTGATGAACCGATTCTCCCATTAATTGCTGATGTCAAATCAACAGCAACTCTGGACGAAATAATTATTACGCCATCTGTTATTCAAAGCGACGATGGCGTCAGTGTTAACAGCACCGCGGAAATCCGAGCTGATCAAATCGGCAATTGCGTTTTCAATTTGGCCGTCCCCAATCGAAATATCCCGTCCGTCACCTACAGCACCAATTGCGACTTTTGCAATCACGACATGTACACGCTGACGTGCATCCCCAACGCCTTCGCTTGTGCTTCCTTGTGCGCCGGAGACCGACACTGCAGCCATTTCACCTACGTCACCAATCTGCTCGGCGGGACTTGTCGTTTGAAGAGCGCCCCAGGCGCGGGAGGCTCGTGGGCCTCCCGCATCCAGGCCCCCTCGCCTTACGTCTGCGGGTACATCGGGAAAAGAGCCTTCCAGAATGTCCTACTTGGCCTCTGTCTTGCATTGGAAATTAACGTCAACATTGAATAA
- the LOC124326369 gene encoding uncharacterized protein LOC124326369 yields MKSILFSIVILMMWIDPSVCIWGRPKAKSSSNKAVMSSGEIPAEHRLGKSSDDMFVMLDDQVAAAEYEGSIDGGETLIFNGTTEEEERLFNKFPLHVFLKKKHPFVTLSTMTKTSTVTAVITSSTVGLCAQLVNVTGPCRLRKGLWVDEPIVLSFDDEMDSIDDTLLSPSQTSKMETTAMPEPIAQISDDIAGRNDESQILDNNRRISVRSGSVIHSSKDDEGSRDDSEEGRFGFFGLKNKLKKKVKLVTVVTTTAVTVTSTSTYYKTVSTKSFFIQVCTPSPFPFSVCDGRKKRQVEIESPSPSIKSQIEIIVATITPS; encoded by the exons atgaaatcgattCTATTTTCGATAGTGATCCTGATGATGTGGATCGATCCTTCCGTCTGTATCTGGGGTAGGCCTAAAGCTaaatccagcagcaacaaggCCGTGATGAGTAGTGGTGAGATTCCGGCTGAGCACCGGTTGGGTAAGTCGTCGGACGACATGTTCGTGATGCTGGATGATCAGGTGGCTGCGGCGGAGTACGAAGGATCGATCGATGGCGGTGAAACGCTCATTTTCAACGGTACGACGGAAGAGGAGGAGCGACTCTTCAACAAATTTCCGCTCCACGTTTTCCTGAAGAAGAAGCACCCGTTCGTGACTCTGTCCACCATGACCAAGACGTCGACCGTCACGGCCGTCATCACCTCGTCGACGGTGGGACTCTGCGCCCAGCTGGTCAACGTCACCGGCCCTTGCCGGTTGCGCAAAGGCCTCTGGGTTGACGAGCCTATCGTCTTGTCGTTCGACGACGAAATGGACTCGATCGACGACACGTTATTATCGCCCAGCCAAACGTCAAA GATGGAAACAACCGCAATGCCGGAGCCCATCGCTCAGATTTCAGACGACATCGCTGGCCGGAATGATGAGTCGCAAATATTAGACAACAATCGGCGTATTTCCGTCCGGTCGGGATCGGTGATCCATTCGTCCAAGGACGACGAAGGATCGAGGGACGATTCCGAGGAAGGTCGATTCGGATTTTTCGGATTGAAGaacaaattgaagaagaaagtcaAATTGGTGACGGTGGTGACGACGACGGCCGTGACCGTGACCAGCACTTCGACCTACTACAAAACGGTGAGCACCAAGTCGTTCTTCATTCAAGTCTGCACGCCGTCGCCGTTCCCGTTCAGCGTCTGCGACGGCCGGAAGAAGCGACAAGTCGAAATCGAGTCGCCATCGCCATCAATCAAAAGTCAAATTGAAATCATCGTTGCCACAATCACGCCCTCCTGA
- the LOC124326658 gene encoding uncharacterized protein LOC124326658 — MLAFRVATLCCFLLLVALATSAKIPPKKEHSESSSVEESNESSSSEEKDSSEEVVIIPETTTTSQAPTTAEEITITPALVDPLTSYCKSLAKFLAINLNPYG; from the exons ATGCTGGCCTTCCGCGTCGCCACTCTCTGCTGCTTCCTCTTGCTCGTTGCGCTGGCCACGAGTGCCAAG ATTCCGCCTAAGAAGGAGCATTCCGAGTCCTCTAGCGTTGAGGAGAGCAACGAATCTTCCAGCAGCGAAGAAAAAGATTCGAGCGAAGAAGTTGTAATCATCCCGGAGACAACCACAACATCACAAGCCCCGACCACCGCTGAAGAGATTACTATTACTCCAGCTCTAGTGGATCCTCTGACGAGTTACTGCAAATCCTTGGCGAAATTCTTGGCAATTAACCTGAATCCGTATGGTTAA